The Eriocheir sinensis breed Jianghai 21 chromosome 26, ASM2467909v1, whole genome shotgun sequence genome window below encodes:
- the LOC127003931 gene encoding pro-resilin-like, which produces MPSGDPAMAPCKVLLLTVALVATSCVLAAPQLREPLGPRYDAARYEFGYEVNAPDYGNDFAHAERRDGDDTSGQYRVLLPDGRVQVVSYTVSGDSGYVAEVSYQ; this is translated from the exons ATGCCCTCCGGAGACCCTGCCATGGCCCCCTGCAAG GTCCTGCTACTGACGGTGGCGCTGGTGGCGACGTCCTGTGTCCTGGCGGCGCCTCAGCTCCGGGAGCCCCTGGGCCCTCGGTATGACGCT GCCCGCTACGAGTTCGGCTACGAGGTCAACGCGCCCGACTATGGGAACGACTTTGCCCACGCTGAGCGGCGAGACGGGGACGACACCTCGGGGCAGTACCGCGTCCTGCTCCCCGACGGCCGGGTGCAGGTGGTCTCGTACACGGTGAGCGGGGACTCGGGGTACGTGGCGGAGGTGTCATACCAGTAG